The following are encoded together in the Lepidochelys kempii isolate rLepKem1 chromosome 7, rLepKem1.hap2, whole genome shotgun sequence genome:
- the LOC140914384 gene encoding RNA-binding protein 4B-like isoform X3, whose translation MVKLFIGNLPREATEQEIRSLFEQYGKVLECDIIKNYGFVHIEDKTAAEDAIRNLHHHKLHGVCINVEASKNKSKASTKLHVGNISTTCTNLELRAKFEEYGPVIECDIVKDYAFVHMERAEDAVEAIRGLDNTEFQDRANGP comes from the coding sequence ATGGTGAAACTCTTCATTGGGAATCTGCCCCGGGAGGCAACGGAGCAAGAGATCCGGTCGCTCTTTGAGCAGTATGGGAAGGTGCTGGAATGTGACATTATCAAAAACTATGGTTTTGTGCACATCGAAGACAAGACAGCGGCCGAAGATGCCATCCGTAACCTGCATCACCACAAGCTGCATGGTGTCTGCATCAACGTGGAAGCCAGCAAGAACAAGAGCAAGGCGTCCACCAAGCTGCATGTGGGCAACATCAGCACCACCTGCACGAACCTGGAGCTGCGGGCCAAGTTTGAAGAGTATGGCCCGGTAATCGAGTGCGACATAGTGAAGGACTATGCCTTTGTGCACATGGAGCGGGCTGAGGATGCGGTGGAGGCCATCAGGGGCCTAGACAACACAGAGTTCCAAG